Within Gammaproteobacteria bacterium, the genomic segment GGTACATGGTCGCGAGCGGGTTGGTGGATAACCCGCATGTCAGCCCGCATCGGCTGACGGCGCATCTCGGGCTCGCGGCGATTCTTTATGGATATATATGGTGGGTCGCGCTGGGGTTGCTGTATCCGGCGGCGGCGCGCGGAGTGCGGCGGTTTGCTTGGGCGGTGACGGGATTTCGTGCCGCAGGCACTACAGGGTCAGGTCTTGAAATATAAGATTTCGTCGTCGCGATTAACTGCCTTGCTCAGGGAGGCGGAGAGCAGATACTTATAATCCAAGACTTGACCCTATTTTTTCCC encodes:
- a CDS encoding COX15/CtaA family protein, whose product is YMVASGLVDNPHVSPHRLTAHLGLAAILYGYIWWVALGLLYPAAARGVRRFAWAVTGFRAAGTTGSGLEI